The genomic stretch TGCGGCAACGGCCCCATCCCTACGAGTTCAGCCTCTACTACGACGGCTGAGCCTCGCAGCGGCCAGGCGGATCGGCTGAAATGAAGAGCCTTGAACGCCGCCTCTTCCCCGGCACCCCATGCCCGACACCGTCAGCAAGTTCGCCTATCAGGCCCTGCAGCAGGGCAAGACGATCATGGGTCTGGCCCACAAGGAGCTGGGCGGTCGGCTCATGCGCCTGGTCGATCCCCAGGGGGCTCCCCAGACGGTGCCGGTGCCCGCACAGATGGGCCTGGCGCTCAAGGCCTCCATGGACCGGTTGCTTGAGACCGACTGGCAGGACGCCGAGAGTGGCCTCTACCCCCCTTCCCTGCTCTTCGATGCCCCCTGGCTCGACTGGGCGGCGCGCTACCCCCTGGTCTGGCTGGACACCCCGCTTCAGTGGAACCGCCGCACCCAGCGCAAGGTGCGGGATCTGCCCCGGGATGTGCGTCCTGAGGATTACCCCGCCTATTACCTGCAGAACTTCCACCACCAGACCGATGGCTATCTGAGCGACCATTCCGCGGCCCTCTACGACCTGCAGGTCGAAATCCTCTTCAACGGCTGCGCCGATGCCATGCGTCGCCGCCTGATCGCCCCCCTCCAGCGGGGGCTGCGTGCCTTCGCCCAGCGCTCACCCAGGCAGCTGCGTCTTCTGGATGTGGCCACCGGCACCGGCCGCACCCTGCGTCAGCTTCGCGGTGGTCTGGGGGAGATCCAGCTGGTGGGCCTCGACCTCTCGGCGTCGTACCTGCGCGAAGCCAACCGTTGCCTGAGCCAGTTGCCGGGAGAGTTGCCCCAGCTCGTGCAGGGCAATGCCGAGTCGCTTCCCTTCGCCGATGCCACGTTCCAGGCGGTGAGCTGTGTGTTCCTGTTCCATGAGCTCCCCGCCGAAGCCCGTCAGAATGTGCTGCAGGAGTGCTTCCGGGTGATCGAGCCGGGCGGAGTGCTGGTGCTGGCCGATTCGATCCAGCTGGCTGATTCCCCGGAATTCTCAGCGGCGCTGGAGAATTTCCGCCGCTCCTTCCATGAGCCTTACTACCGCGATTACATCTCCGATGACATCGATGCACGCCTGGCTCAGGCGGGCTTCAGCGGGATCAGCGCCCGGTCCCATTTCATGACCCGGGTCTGGTCCGCCACCAAACCTCTGGCCTGAGCGGCGTCAGCGCTGCAGCACATCGATCGTTCCTCCCTGGCAGGTGCTGAGGAATGTGAATAGCTTTCAGCTCATCTGTGTGCCGTGCTCCGATGTCCAATCCCTTTCATCTGCGCTGGTTGCAGGGCTGGTCCTTCCAGACGGTTCTGATGGAAGGACATGTCCAGATCGAAGCCCACGGCTTCGGCATCCGCCTGCGCACGCCTCTGCTGCCGGGTGAGAGCCCAAGCCTGGGTGCCGACAGGCTCGTTCTCCAGGAAGACCGCCACCGCCGTTCGCTGTACCACTCCTGGCGCAGTGGCCAGCTCCAGCCCACACTGCCGGCTCCCACCAAGGACGTCCTGTTCTCCAGCGGTGCTCTGTTCGGCGCGGGCAGTCCCTATCTGGTGGAAGTGGTCGAGGAGGCCCCCGTGCTGGCGCTGGCCGCCTAGCGCAGCAACCACCAGGCCAGGATCAGCCCGACCCCGCCCCAGCGCAGGGCCCGCCAGAGCACCTGATCCTGCCAGCGACCGATCCGCAGGGGGACCGGCAGGGGATCCAGCAATCGCTGAGCCAGTTCGAGCCGCTGGCTCAGCCGCCTGCCGGAGCAGGAGAGGTCCATCTGACTGGAGCGCTCCTGGGCGGCCAGCCTCTCCCCCTGGCTCGCGATGGTGAGCAGGCTTGAGAGCCCATGCAGCCAGCCGGAGCTCCGGCGGTCCTGCCGGTGGAGCGAACGGGAGGATCGACGCCGCGAAGGGTTGGCCATCGCGTCAGGATGGATCCCCACGCTGTCTCCCGTCCAGTGCCGCTTCCCTCAGCGCCCGCTGCCACCACACGGAGCGGATCTCCCCAGACCTGGCCGGCCACCAGCCGTGAGCTGGCGGTGGAGCTGCAGAGGCTCCTCGCCATCGATGGCCGCGACTGGCATGCCCAGAAAGGGCACAAGCCCAGGCGGGCTGCCGAGCAGGTGGCGGCTGCCCTGGTGCACCTTCTCGCTGAGGACAGCTCCCCCCATCGCCTCGAGGGTGACGCCCAGCATCGGGCGATCGAACTGCTCGAGCATGGTCTGGCCTGGCTGAAGGGGGATCTGCGCGATCCCGGCTGTCCCAGCCACGGCCACTGATTCAGGATTAGGGGTTTCAGGAAGGACTGCAGGTCAGGCCCGGTGCCGCTGCCGCTGGGCGGCGAGCTGAAGCCGGTTGCCGCGCTCACTCCAGCGCACGTCATCGAAGCAGTGGTGAATCAGGAAGAACCCCCGGCCGCAGCAGGCATCGCTGCGCTCGGGCAGGACACTTGTGCGGGCACAGGCCGGGACTCCGCACCCCTCATCCTGGATCTGCCAGATCACCCAGTTGGGCGTGAGGATGCGGCGGATGCGGAGACATTTGCGTGGATCGCCACCGTTGCCGTGGCGCACAGCATTCACCAGTGCCTCCTGCAGGCCCAGCTGCAGCTCAGCCAGGTTGGCCGCCGTGGCCATCGGCTCCAGCAGCAGTTCCAGCAGGGGAGCCAGCTGAAGGGTGGAGGGAGTGATGAAGTCGGTCCACCGCAGCGGACTGATCAGGCGCCGAAGCATCCACACCAACCATGGCTCGATTTGACTCTAACGCTCCGGGCCACCCCAGGCTCAGCCGGTGCTGATTCGTTGTTGCACAGCCGGGTGATTGAGCAGCGCATCCATCAGACGCACACCGCGCAACTGGTTGATCAGCGGCATGTGTCCCTCCGGCGCCTCCAGGTTCCACTGGAACGCACTGGGGTAACGGGTCCACGTGCCCTCGTTCTTCCAGCCCAACCTCGGCCAGAGCTGGTCCCAGCGGCCGTTGCAGGCTCTCAGCAGCCGCCCCTGGACGGAAAAGCCGTAGCGGCCCCTTGAGTAGCAGACCCAGAGCCGATCGAGGCTGGTGAGATCGAGGCCGGGCATGGGGGCCACCTCGCTGTAATAGACGTAGCCGCGCCGGACCGCCTCCGCTCCGGCCAGTTGCCGAAGCACCTCGCTGGTGATGCGATCCGCCAGCTCGAAGGAACGCAGGGACAGGGCTTCCTGCAGGGGCCCGTAGTCGATGCCGCCAGCACTGGCGACGGTCAGCCATCCTCCTGGATGGCGCTCGAGCAAGGTCTGCCTGTGGCTGTCGTCCACGGCCAGAAGCATCTGGACCCAGAGACCGGCGATCCAGTCGTCAGCGTCGGGATCATGGTGGCTGAGGGCCTCGAGCAGCAGGGGGCGCAGCTCCTGGGCTCGGGCCTCGATCTGGGGGAGCAGGCTCCGCCGCTGGCGCGGGGAGCTGGAGCTGAAACGCTCGAGCAGCTGTTCGGCGCTGGCTGTGGCGGAAGCGGGTGGACCGGAAAGCATGAAGTTCGGCGGGCCTGAGCCGGGCCGGCGTGGGCCCACTATGTCAGGCAAGGTCCTTCAAGGTGGGGCGCGATGGCGTCGTGGCTGGCGATCGACGCCTTCCTGGCAGGTGGAGGAGCGCTGCTGGACGTGCGCAGCCCGGCGGAGTTCGCCAAGGCTCACATTCCCGGGGCCATCAATCTGCCGCTGTTCAGCGACCTCGAGCGGGCCGAGGTGGGACTGACCTACAAGCAGCGGGGTTCCCAGCCGGCGGTTCAAGCGGGGCTGGCGCTGGTGGGCCCGAAGCTGGCGGCCCTGGGCGATGGACTGCTCGCGCACCATCAGGCCGCCGGAGGTGGGCCCTTGCGCATCCACTGCTGGCGTGGCGGCATGCGCTCGGCCAGCGTCGGCTGGCTGGCCGAAACCCTGGGTCTGTCGGTGCAGTTGCTGGAGGGGGGATACAAGGCGTACCGCCACTGGGTGCTGACGAGCTTCGAGCGCCCCTGGCCCCTGAGGCTGCTGGGCGGGCGCACCGGTACGGGCAAGACCGACCTGTTGCTGGAACTGGCCCGCCGCGGGGTGGCGGTGGTCGATCTCGAAGGACTGGCCCATCACCGCGGCAGCAGCTTCGGCGGGCTGGGCCTGCCCCCCCAGCCCAGCAGTGAGCACTTCGAGAACCGCCTGGCAGCGGCGCTCGCCACCTGCGCGGATGCCGATGAGATCTGGCTGGAGGCTGAAAGTGCCCAGGTGGGTCGCTGCCGCATCCCGGTGGGTCTCTGGCGGCAGATGCAAAGTGCTCCGGTGCTGGAGATCAGCCGTCCCCTGGGGGAACGGCTGAGACGGCTGGTGGCGGTCTATGGGGTTCAGGAGGCCGATGACCTGGCGGAGGCGACCAGGAGGATCGCCCGGCGGCTGGGGCCTGTCCGCACCCAGGAGGCCCTGGCGGCGATCGAGCGACGCGACTGGACCGAGGCCTGCCGCTGGATGCTCGACTACTACGACCGCTGTTACGACCATGAGCTGGAGCGCCAGCGCAAGCGAACGGATCCCTGCTCCGCCCATCGCTCCCTCGACCTCCATGACTGGGACGAGGAGCGCTCCGCCACCATGCTCCTGAACCAAGAAGGATCAAGTCCGTGTGAACTGTGAAGGCGTGATCGGAGGGTCTGCTTAGGATCGGACTTTGCCCCACCCCGATGACGGCCATTCAGTTCTTCCGCGGGGTGGACGAGCCCGTGATTCCCGATATCCGCCTGACCCGCTCCCGTGATGGACGAACCGGCCAGGCCATGTTCGTGTTCGAGCAACCCCAGGCGCTGGCTCCTGAAACCATGGGCGACATCACCGGGATGTTCCTGCTTGATGAGGAAGGTGAACTGGTCACCCGGGAGGTGAAGGCCCGGTTCGTGAACGGCAAACCCAGTGCCCTCGAGGCCACCTACACCTGGAAGACGGAAGAGGATTTCGACCGGTTCATGCGTTTCGCCGAGCGCTACGCCGCCGGCCATGGACTCGGTTTCGCCGAAAAGGACGGTGACACCGAGGAGGACGGGGCCACCCCCGGACCGGCCGCTGAGGGCGAGCCCGAGGACGCTTGAAATTCGGGCACTGGCTGGGCCTGGCGGCCATCATCACCGCCGCTGGCCTTCTCTGGAGCCTGCGCGGTTTGCTGCTGCAGCTCTTCGCTGCCGTGGTGCTGGCCATGGCGATCTGCACATTGGTGGGTGCCGTGCGGTCGCGGTTGGATTGCTCCAGGCCCCTTGCTCTGACCATCAGCCTGGGGGCCGTGGCCCTGGTGGTGGTGGTGGGCGGTGCGGTGCTGATCCCTCCCTTCGTGGAGCAGTTCACCGAGCTGCTGGTCAAGCTGCCCGATGCGGCGGATGTGCTGATCGGTCTGGCCCGCCGGATGCTGGCCCATGTCAGCCGGGTGCTGTACGGCCGCCATGACGGCTCGCTGGAGTGGCTTCAGCAGCTCTGGCCGGCCAGGGGGCCCAGCCCCGATGTGCTGGCCGGCGGGCTGGGCAGCGGCGCCCTGCGGCTGCTGGGTCTGGCGAGCAACCTGGGCAGCGGCACTCTGCAACTGGTTTTCGTCGTGGCGGTGAGTCTGATGCTCGCCGTTCAGCCCACCGCCTACCGCGATGTGCTGGTGCTGCTGGCTCCCTCCTTCTACCGACGGCGTCTGCGCCAGGTGCTCGACCTCTGCGGTGCGGCTCTGAGCAACTGGATGGTGGGAGTCGCCATCAGCTCGGTCTGCGTGGCCCTGCTGGCGGGTCTCGGCCTGTCGCTGCTGGGGGTGAAGCTGGTGGTGGCCAACGCCCTGCTGGCAGGTCTGCTCAACGTGATCCCCAACGTGGGCCCCACGCTGAGCACGATCTTCCCCATGGCGGTGGCCCTGCTCGACGACCCCTGGAAAGTCCCGGCCGTTCTCGGGCTCTACGTGGTGGTGCAGCACCTGGAGAGCTACGTGATCACCCCGTCGGTGATGCACGCCAAACTTCGACTGCTGCCGGGTCTCACCCTCACCGCCCAGTTCCTGTTCACCGTGATCTTCGGTCCGCTGGGCCTGCTCCTGGCCCTGCCGATGGCGGTGTGTGTGCAGGTGATCGTGCGTGAGGTGCTCATCCACGACATCCTCGATCCCTGGAAACGCCAGCGGTTGTCCCCATGAACGGCCGAGCCCTCCTGGGGACCCTCGCCCTTGTGCTGCTGGCCCTGCTGGTGTGGGAACTGCGCTGGGTGCTGCTGGTGCTCTTCGGGGCTGTGGTGCTGGCCGTGGCGCTGGATGTGCCCGTGAGCCTGCTGCGTCGCCGGCTGCCCCTGAACCGCCCCAGTGCCGTGATCCTGGTGATCGTGGCCCTGGGCCTGGTGGGCTGGAAGGTCTCGGAGCTGTTGCTGCCCGAGCTGCTGCAGCAGGCCGATCAGTTCACGCAGCTTCTGCCTGTGCTCCTGCAGCGTCTGGGTGATCTGGCCGGTGGCTCCATGGCCTTTCGCAGCTTCGAGGAACGGTTGCTGGAGCTGGCCACCTGGGACAAGCTTCAGCCCCTGGGCACCCAGCTCCTGGGGGTTGCGGGGGGCGCCGCCAATTCCACCATCCAGATCCTGCTGATGGTGCTGCTGGCGATTCTTCTGGCCCTGGATCCACGGCCTCACCAGCGGCTGGTGCTGGCGGCCACCCCGCTGTTCTGGCGTCCGTCGATGCAATCGCTGCTGCGGGAGGCGCGCGAGGCCCTCGGCGGCTGGCTGGCGGGGATGACCATCTCGGCGGTGACGGTGTTTCTGCTCACCTGGGCCGGCCTGGCGCTGCTGAGGGTGCCCCTGGCCCTGCTGAGCGGGCTGGTCTGCGGTCTGCTCACCTTCGTGCCCACGATCGGCCCGACGGTGGCCACGGCTCTGCCTCTGGCGGTGGCCCTGCTGATCTCCCCGGCCAAGGTGGTCCAGGTGCTGGTGCTGCGCCTGATGCTGCAGAACGCGGAAGCGTTCGTGCTCACTCCGCTGCTGCTCAGCCGCACGGTCAACCTGCTGCCCACGGTGGCCCTGATGGCCCAGCTGAGCCTCGGTGCCCTGCTGGGGCTGCCGGGAGTGCTGCTGGCTCTGCCGCTGGTGGTGGTGCTGCAGGTGGTCTTCCAGCGGGTGCTGGTGGAGCAGGTGATGGACCGCTGGACCTGATCAGCGGTAGTGCCTGGTCAGGCTGGGGGTGAGCAGCAGCACGGCCACGGCCAGGGGATGCTGCTGGATCGCCGTGAACAGGGACGACCAGGTGAAATGGTCGACCAGCAGCCGCAGTTCCGAACTGAGGTCGCCGAAGGCCAGGAGAGCCAGCAGCACGGGGATGAGCGGCGGGAGGCGCCGCATCAAGCCGCGCCGGCAGGGGCCGATCCGTCTTCTGGAGCTGATCCCACGAACCCCTTGCCGCTGAGCAGGGGCAGCAGGGTGGGGGCCACGCCGATGCTGGACCAGCTGCCGACGCTGATCCCCGCGGTGAGCGCCACGGAGAACCAGAACAGGCTGCTGCCACCGAAGAACAGAATCGCCAGCAGGGGCAGCAGGGTGGTGAGCGAGGTGTAGAGAGAGCGGGTCAGGGTGGCATCGACCGCCACATCCACCTGATCGCTGAAGGGGAAGGCACCCAGGCTTGTTTTCTGCTCACGGATCCGGTCGAAGACCACCACGGTGTCATTGACGGAGTACCCAGCCACGGTGATCAGAGCCACGGCGAAGAGGGAATCCACTTCCACACCCAGCAGCAGTCCGAGCCAGGCGAACAGCCCTGTGGTGATCAGCACGTCGTGGGCCAGGCAGAGGATCGCCAGGAAGGCGAAAACCCTGTCGTAGCGGAGGGTGATGTAGAGGGCGATGGCCGCGAAGCTCACCAGCAGGGAGAGGAGGCTGCTGCGCAGCAGCTGATCGCCGAGGGTGGGGCCGATGGTGTCCACGGAGGTGCCGCCATCCTTGAACGGCCCCAGGCTGCCAGCCAGCTGGCTGATCACAGCGTTGCCCTGCTCGGCGCTGAGGCTGGGAAGTCGCAGCTCGATCGAGCGCCCCTGATCCAGCACCTGCACCGGTGCGCCGCGCAGGTCCGGGGCGGCCGCACCACCCTCTTCGGGCAGCTTCAGGTCGCCGAGTCGCTCCTCCACCTGGGGAACGGTGATCGCTGGGCAGTTGGGCGCGCAGGCCCTCTCCAGCTGGATGCGGGTGCCACCGGTGAAGTCGAGGCCGGGTTTGAGCGGGGCGCCGATGGCGGGGTTGAGCCAGCACAGGCCGATGCCGATCAGGCTGATCAGACAGGCCACAGCCGAGCCCCACCAGGCGATGCGCCGGTGGCGGGTGATGCGGAAGTACTGGATCTTCGGCAATGCTGCCGGTCCCGATGGGGAAGTGGTCATGGGTTGCTCAGGCGGCTGGCGAGGTCAGCTGGCGGCTGGGCAGGAAGTAAGTGGTCCGGCGCAGGGTCGGGTAGCTCATCATCAGTCGCAGGAGCACGCGCGTGCAGGAGAGGGCGGTGAACAGGCTGAGCAGCAGACCGATGCCGAGGGTGACGGCAAAGCCTTTGACCAGGCCTGTTCCCAGGGCAAAAAGGGCGATGCAGCTGATCAGCCCGGTGACGTGACCATCGAGGATCGAGCTGAAGGCCAGCGAGAAGCCACCGTCGATCGAGCGGATCAGGGTGTTGCCCGAGCGCAGCTCCTCCTTCACCCGCTCGAAAATCAGCACATTGGCGTCCACCGCCATGCCGATCGAGAGGATGAAGCCGGCAATGCCCGGCAGGGTGAGGGTCACGGGGATCAGGGCGTAGGTGGCCAGGTTGAAGAGGGCGTAGAGGCTGAGGGCCACGACGGCCACGGCCCCGGGCAGCCGGTAGACCACCACCATGAAGACCGCGACCAGGGCCAGACCCGCGAGGGCAGCCACCAGACTGGTGCGGATGTTCTCAGCCCCGAGCAGCGGGCCGACGGTGCGCACCTCAATGATCTTCACGGGCAGGGGCAGAGAGCCGCCCCGGAGTTGCACCTCCAGATCGCGGGCCTCTTCGGCCGTGAAATTGCCCGTGATGCTGGCGGCGCCTCCGGTGATTCCGGCCGCGGCGAACTCCTGGCTCACGGAGGCTTCGCTGATCGAGCGGCCATCGAGCACGATGCCCAGCAGCCGGTTGCTGCCCGCGATCGACTGGGTGAGCTTGGCGAAGGCCTCACCTCCCTGGCGGTTGAAGTTGAGGGTCACATCCCAGCCGGTGCCGGTCTGTTGCTGCTGGCGGCCCGCCGTGACCAGGTCCTTGCCGGTGAGGGCGGCCGGTTCGTAGAGCGCCACCACACGTTTGTTCACTTCATCCAGCAGGGCTTCGATCTGCTCGGTTTCCCCAGCCCCCGGCGGCACCGACACCCCGAGCTCGCGCAGGGCCTTGGCCAGATCCTCGGCTGGGAAGCTCGGGGTCTGTGCAGGGGGTTGGCCTGGCGCCGCAGGCTGTGCTGGTTCCGCAGAGGTACGGCGCCGGCTGAGGTCAAGAACCGACTGGGCCTGGCGTTTGAGCCGCAGAAGCCCCTGCATCTCCCGCTCGGTACCGGGCTTCTGGGCGCGGAATTCCAGCAGGGCCGTGGTGCCGAACACCTTGGCGGCCCTGGTGGGGTCCTGTTCGCCCGGAAGCTGCAGCACCAGCTGGTCGTCACCGATGGTCTGCAGGGTGGATTCGGCCACGCCCAGTCCGTTGACGCGGCGGTCGAGCACCTCCTTGACAGCCTCGAGCTGCTCCCGCTGCACGGTCTTGATCGCACCGGCCGGAAGCACCTGCAGGGTGAGCTGACTTCCTCCACGCAGATCGAGCCCGAGCTGAAGGGGGAAGCTGAACAGAACGGCTCCGGCGGCGATCGCCAGAGCCAGGATCAGGGCGAACAACCCCTGCTGGCGTGCCATCTCAGATCGTGCCTGCCTTGAGCTGCCTGGCGGCCTCGACGATCTGCCGGGGCTGGATGATCGTCAGATTCTCGAGGGCGCCGTTGTAGGGGGTGGGGATGTCCTGGCTGGAGAGGCGCAAGGGCCTGGCGTCGAGATCATCGAAGCAGTGTTCGGTGATCAGGGCCAGCAGTTCGGCGCCGATGCCACCGGTCTTCATGCATTCCTCGACCACCATCACCTTGTGGGTCTTGCGGATCGAACGGGTGATGGTCTCCAGGTCAAAGGGCTTGAGGCTGATCAGGTCAATCAGCTCCACACTCACTCCATCGGCTTCGAGCTGCTCCACTGCCTTGAGGCAGTGGTAGCGCATGCGGGAGTAGGTGAGGATGGTGATGTCCTTGCCCTCGCGCACCACTTCAGCCTGATCCAGGGAACAGATGTAATCTCCCTCGGGAATCTCTTCGCTGAGGTTGTACAGCAATACGTGCTCGAAGAACAGCACGGGGTTGTTGTCTCGGATGGCGGCCTTCATCAGGCCCTTGGCATTGGTGGGAGTGCTCACGGCCACGATCTTGATGCCGGGCACGGCGTGGAAATAAGCCTCGAGGCGCTGGCTGTGCTCAGCTCCCAGCTGTCGCCCGACACCACCGGGACCACGCACCACCGTTGGAATGGTGTAATTGCCGCCGCTGGTGTAGCGCAGCATCCCCATGTTGTTGGAGATCTGGTTGAAGGCCAGCAGCAGGAAGCCCATGTTCATCCCCTCCACGATCGGGCGCAGTCCCGTCATCGCGGCACCGACGGCCATCCCCGTGAAACTGTTCTCGGCGATCGGGGTGTCCAGCACCCGAAGTTCGCCGTACTTCTCGTAGAGATCCTTGGTGACTTTGTAGGAGCCGCCGTACTGGCCGACATCTTCCCCGAACACACACACGTGGGGGTCACGGGCCATCTCCTCGTCGATGGCGTCGCGCAGGGCGTTGAAGAGAAGTGTCTCGGCCACGGACGGTCTGCGAACCCGGCGACTGCCGGTGGAGCGGCCAACTTATCTCAGCCCCCAGCGGCGAAGGTGGCCAGCAGCAGCACCGAGAGCAGCATGCCCGGGGAGAGCAGCAGGGCCAGGAGGCCGAGATCGTGGGGAGTCATGGCTGAAACACGCGCCGACTCAGCCTAGGAAGCCTCGCTCTCACTGACCGGCAGCAGGCTGCGAATGAAGACAAGGAACAGCCCCAGTGCCACGAAGGCAAAGGTGAAGGTGGCCAGGAAGCTCATGCCCACCACCAGTGTCTTCATGGCCGTGCCGATGCTCTGGGCAAAGGCCTTGCTGTAGTGGGGCGGATGCAGGCTGTACCAACCCACCACCCGCTGGCTGAGTCCCAGACAGACCCAGGCCAGCAGTCCACTCGTGAGGGAGCCGGAGAGAAAACTGAGCGGACCCTTGCGCGGGGGGCTCGGTTGGGATTCGGTGGGCTCCGGTGTGCTCATGGGGCCTGGGCTGATTCGATGATCCTGGCCCCCCGGCTGCTGCAGCGGCAGCACCAGGCCTCGAAACCGCCCTCGGCCAGGGCCTCCCGCAGCTGCTCCCGGGCCGACTCGGCCTGCTGCAGGCCGGCGAAGAGGGCGAACAGGCTGGGCCCCGACCCGCTCATCGCCACCGCCAGCGGTTCGTTCGCCTGGCGCAGCAGCCTCAGCCCCGCTCGCACACTCTCCTGCTCCGGCTCCACCACCACCTGCAGGTCGTTGCGCAGGGGCGGCAGGGGCCGATCCCCATGCAGCGCCGTCAGCAACGCCCCGTGGCGCAGGCTCTGACGCCGTTGCTCGAAGTCGCTCTCGCGTTCGAGATAGAAGTCGCCACGCAGCTCACGGCAGCGGCGATAGGCCCATGGGGTGGAGACACTGGCGGTCGGGTCCTTGATCAGCAGCACCGCCAGCTCCTCGGGGCCCCGGGGGCCCAGGACGAGCGGAGCCTCTTCAGGCAGCGGCACCGGCTCGAGGATCTCCCCGCGGCCGAAGCAGAGCTGGGTGCCGCCGGAGAGGGTGAAGGGCACATCCGACCCCAGCTCCGCCGCCAGCTGCTGCAGGCTGCCTTCGTCGAGCTGGAGACCCCAGAGCCGGTTGAGGCCCAGCAGGGCGGCCGCCCCGTCGCTGGAGCCGCCGGCCAGGCCGGCGCCGACGGGGATGCGTTTGTCCAGCTGGATCGTGGCTCCCAGCTCCGGCCTGCCGGCGTGCTGCCTGAGGCGCTCGGCGGCACGCACCACCAGGTTGCCGCCGTCGGTGGGCAGGGTGCTGCCTGGGCAATGCAGCACGATCGCCCCATCATCCCGGGGCTCGATCGCCAGGCGATCGGCCAGATCGAGGCTCTGCATCACCATCGCCAGCTCATGGAAGCCATCGCCCCGCAGTCCGAGCACCTCCAGATGGAGGTTGATCTTGGCCGGGGCCTCCACCAGCAGGGGGGCCGAGCGGGTGAGCGCTGGGACGGGGTCAGCCATGGGCGGTTTGCTCGGGGATGGGTGGGCTCGACACACGCGGGCTCTGAGGTGTGGGGCACAACTGTCGGGTCAGCTCCACCCAGCGCTGGGGTGAGAGATCCTGGGGCCGCTGCCTGAGGGACACCCCTGCCCGCTGAGCCCGTTCGCTCAGCTCCTCCTCGGGCCAGAGCCCGGCCAGCGAGTTGCGCAGCATCTTGCGGCGGGACGCGAAGCACCGCTTGAGCAGGCCCTCGAGCCGCCCGGCCAGCTGCGGCTCCAGCCTCTCCGATGGCGGCAGGGGATCGAGCACGATCACCTCCGACATCACCTTCGGTGGCGGCTGGAAGCAGCGGGGAGGAACGGCGCAGACCGAGCGGCAGTGCGCCAGCAGTTGCAGGCGCACGCTCAGGGCGCTGAAGGCGCTGCTTCCGGCCACCGCCCGGATGCGCTCGCCCACCTCCTGCTGCACGAGCAGCACCAGGCGCTGGTAGGGGCTGGCCAGGGGACGGTCGAGCCGGCCGACCAGCCGCTCCAGCAGTGGGCCGGTGATGTTGTACGGGATGTTCGCGACCACCTTGTCAGCCGGAGGCAGATCCAGGCGCAACACGTCACCCTCCAGCAGCTGGAAGCGTTCATCGCCGGCGAACTGCCGGCGCAGGCCGGCCACCAGGTCGCGGTCCAGTTCGATGGCATGCAGTTCCGCCAGCCCTGTGGCCAGGAGCCGTTCCGTGAGCGCTCCACGGCCCGGGCCCACTTCCAGCACCCGCTCCCCCGGCTGCAG from Synechococcus sp. CBW1107 encodes the following:
- the secF gene encoding protein translocase subunit SecF, which translates into the protein MTTSPSGPAALPKIQYFRITRHRRIAWWGSAVACLISLIGIGLCWLNPAIGAPLKPGLDFTGGTRIQLERACAPNCPAITVPQVEERLGDLKLPEEGGAAAPDLRGAPVQVLDQGRSIELRLPSLSAEQGNAVISQLAGSLGPFKDGGTSVDTIGPTLGDQLLRSSLLSLLVSFAAIALYITLRYDRVFAFLAILCLAHDVLITTGLFAWLGLLLGVEVDSLFAVALITVAGYSVNDTVVVFDRIREQKTSLGAFPFSDQVDVAVDATLTRSLYTSLTTLLPLLAILFFGGSSLFWFSVALTAGISVGSWSSIGVAPTLLPLLSGKGFVGSAPEDGSAPAGAA
- the secD gene encoding protein translocase subunit SecD, with product MARQQGLFALILALAIAAGAVLFSFPLQLGLDLRGGSQLTLQVLPAGAIKTVQREQLEAVKEVLDRRVNGLGVAESTLQTIGDDQLVLQLPGEQDPTRAAKVFGTTALLEFRAQKPGTEREMQGLLRLKRQAQSVLDLSRRRTSAEPAQPAAPGQPPAQTPSFPAEDLAKALRELGVSVPPGAGETEQIEALLDEVNKRVVALYEPAALTGKDLVTAGRQQQQTGTGWDVTLNFNRQGGEAFAKLTQSIAGSNRLLGIVLDGRSISEASVSQEFAAAGITGGAASITGNFTAEEARDLEVQLRGGSLPLPVKIIEVRTVGPLLGAENIRTSLVAALAGLALVAVFMVVVYRLPGAVAVVALSLYALFNLATYALIPVTLTLPGIAGFILSIGMAVDANVLIFERVKEELRSGNTLIRSIDGGFSLAFSSILDGHVTGLISCIALFALGTGLVKGFAVTLGIGLLLSLFTALSCTRVLLRLMMSYPTLRRTTYFLPSRQLTSPAA
- a CDS encoding pyruvate dehydrogenase complex E1 component subunit beta, which codes for MAETLLFNALRDAIDEEMARDPHVCVFGEDVGQYGGSYKVTKDLYEKYGELRVLDTPIAENSFTGMAVGAAMTGLRPIVEGMNMGFLLLAFNQISNNMGMLRYTSGGNYTIPTVVRGPGGVGRQLGAEHSQRLEAYFHAVPGIKIVAVSTPTNAKGLMKAAIRDNNPVLFFEHVLLYNLSEEIPEGDYICSLDQAEVVREGKDITILTYSRMRYHCLKAVEQLEADGVSVELIDLISLKPFDLETITRSIRKTHKVMVVEECMKTGGIGAELLALITEHCFDDLDARPLRLSSQDIPTPYNGALENLTIIQPRQIVEAARQLKAGTI
- a CDS encoding DUF3082 domain-containing protein, which gives rise to MSTPEPTESQPSPPRKGPLSFLSGSLTSGLLAWVCLGLSQRVVGWYSLHPPHYSKAFAQSIGTAMKTLVVGMSFLATFTFAFVALGLFLVFIRSLLPVSESEAS
- the ispE gene encoding 4-(cytidine 5'-diphospho)-2-C-methyl-D-erythritol kinase; the encoded protein is MADPVPALTRSAPLLVEAPAKINLHLEVLGLRGDGFHELAMVMQSLDLADRLAIEPRDDGAIVLHCPGSTLPTDGGNLVVRAAERLRQHAGRPELGATIQLDKRIPVGAGLAGGSSDGAAALLGLNRLWGLQLDEGSLQQLAAELGSDVPFTLSGGTQLCFGRGEILEPVPLPEEAPLVLGPRGPEELAVLLIKDPTASVSTPWAYRRCRELRGDFYLERESDFEQRRQSLRHGALLTALHGDRPLPPLRNDLQVVVEPEQESVRAGLRLLRQANEPLAVAMSGSGPSLFALFAGLQQAESAREQLREALAEGGFEAWCCRCSSRGARIIESAQAP
- the rsmA gene encoding 16S rRNA (adenine(1518)-N(6)/adenine(1519)-N(6))-dimethyltransferase RsmA, coding for MSFGGHHTRKRFGQHWLTDAGVLERIVAAAELQPGERVLEVGPGRGALTERLLATGLAELHAIELDRDLVAGLRRQFAGDERFQLLEGDVLRLDLPPADKVVANIPYNITGPLLERLVGRLDRPLASPYQRLVLLVQQEVGERIRAVAGSSAFSALSVRLQLLAHCRSVCAVPPRCFQPPPKVMSEVIVLDPLPPSERLEPQLAGRLEGLLKRCFASRRKMLRNSLAGLWPEEELSERAQRAGVSLRQRPQDLSPQRWVELTRQLCPTPQSPRVSSPPIPEQTAHG